The sequence AATCGCTCGCCCTGTGTCCATATGAGTTGAACAAAGAGCTGCTGTCATATGCCACTGTTGTCACTGCTCCCTACGCCTATTTTTTCACCCCTTTCGTTAGAGAGTCTTTCATTGACAGGTTGAACGTCCCCCTCTCTGACATAATTATAGTGGTGGATGAAGCGCATAACCTCCCCGAATACGCTCGGGAATCCCGCTCTCTCCAGCTATCCAAAGCTTCCCTAATCATGGTGCAGAGGGAATTGGATGAGTATGGGGACCCAGAGGTTGCCGAGGGCGTGAGCATCAGGGATGTAGCCGAGCGTTTGCAAGTAATGTTGGAGGAAGCGGTTAAAGAATATGTCCTGGATGAGGATGGCCTGATACCTCCAGACCTGCTCACGGTGGGGCTCATGCAGGCTTTCGCCCTCACTTCTAGGCAATTGGGCATTGCCTGCAAGGCCATCATGACTCACGGAGAGATAATAAGAGAGAGCAAGAAGGAGCAAGGGCGATTGCCGCGCTCTTACATCTATTCATTAGGGGCGTTCCTAAGCCTCTGGCTCAAGTTGGATGAGGATTACTACGTCAAGCTTGTGGTGGGGGGCGATAATCCTCGCTTCGAAGCTTATTGTCTCGACCCGTCCTTAGCTTGTAGCTTCTTCCATGACTGCGCCGGCTCGCTTCACATGTCTGGAACCCTTGCCCCTTTACACGAATACCGCGATTCCATAGGTCTACCAGAAGGTACCATTCTCCGCGCCTTTCCCTCACCATTCGATCCAGCAAATCGTCTGATTCTATACGCAGAGGATGTCACCACGAAGTACGAGGACATGGTCAAGGATGAGGAGATATTAGTCCGAATGGAGGATTACGTCATTCGATGCTGCAATGCGCTAGACCGGAACACGGTGGTATTCTTTCCCTCGTACGGATTGATGGACCGCTTCCTGTCCGATGGCGTTCTGGCGAAGATCCGGAAAAAGGTATTCGTGGAAGAAAGGGGCATGCCCCAAGCGGAACTTATGGAGTCAGTGGCAAGCTTCAAGATGCAGTCGGCGGAGGGGCAGGTGCTCTTCGCGGTGATGGGTGGAAGGGTGAGCGAAGGAATCGATTTTCCGGATAGGGAGCTGGAAGTCGCTCTTCTTGTAGGTATTCCATATCCTAAGCCAACGGCAAGACAGCGAGCGCTGCTGCACTATTACGAGATCAAGTTCGGAAAAGGTTGGGAGTACACGGTAAAGGTTCCGGCCGCTAGGAAGATAAAGCAGTGCATAGGACGACTCATCCGCAACGAGACGGATGTGGGAGCAGCGGTGATTTTTGATAAGAGAGCTAAGCATTTCGCTGATCAGCTGGAAATGCGGGTCGCTAACACTCTTCCTAATGACCTTTTGAGTTTCTTCTCCTTCAAAGGCCTTTAGCGAAAGGTTCTAAACGCCGCGTTGAAATCCTGAGGCGTGGACACGCTGACCTCCATAGCTTTGGGCATATGGGTGTTCTTGCCCGCCATGGTGCCAAACTCAGCGGCCGTGTTCTTCGGCGGAGGGTTGCCAATGGATATGGGGCGGACCTGGAGGGGAAAGCGCATCCTCGGCGACGGGAAGACATGGAGAGGTTTTCTCGGCGGTACGCTCACTGGCATCCTAGTGGGACTGATTCAGCTTCTGGTGGGGGATCTTTTAGGTTCGGAAGATTATTTAGGATTCGGACTGATGCCTGAGGCTCTTCTAATAATCCTGGCCTTGGCCATAGGCTCCTTGTTGGGAGACTTAGGGGGGGCATTCGTAAAAAGGAGGCTAGGATTGGAGAGAGGCGCCAAGGTCACGGGTTTAGATCAATATGATTTCGTGGTGGGCGCTTTACTGCTAGCGCTGCTGGTGCAGCCTCAATGGATATCGGAAAGGTATTTGCAAGGTTTGGGGATTGTGGCCTTAGCCGTCCTCCTGTTGGTGGTGCCAGTGATCCATAGATTGGTGAACATAATCGGTTTCAAGAAGGGGTTGAAGAAGGAGCCTTGGTGAAATGAGCAAGATGAGATTGAAGGAGATACTGAAGGAGTGTGGGGCGCTGGTGTACGGTGACTTCACCCTGGCCTCTGGGAAAAGGAGCAACTATTACATCGACATAAAGAGGGCATCCACGGACCCCATGGTGTTGGCGGAGATAACCGAGGAGATGGCCGGCATGGTTTTGGCTAAGGAGCTGGCCTTCGATCGCATAGCTGGGGTGGTGCTCGGTTCTGTGCCTCTGGCGGTAGCCCTTTCCCTTCGCACTGGAATTCCATACGTTATGGTGCGCAAGGAGCGCAAGGATCATGGTACATCGAAGATGATCGAGGGGGACCTTAGACAGAACGATAGGGTTCTGGTGGTGGAAGATGTCGTGACTTCCGCCGCCTCTTCGACTCAGGCCATTGAGGTATTGAGAGCTGCGGGGGCTAAGGTGGAAGCGGTCCTCACCGTGATCGATAGGCAGGAAGGTGGAATGGAGCGCTTGAGAGATTATGGCGTAGAGCTTTTTCCCTTGCTCACCGCCAAGGATCTGTTGGAGGCATGATATGTTGATAGATCTAGATTGCGATCTATGTCAACTTAAGCAGGGTCGCACAAAAGTGGTTGCACCGGCAGGAGATCTTTTCTCGCCTGTAGTTTTCGTAGGAGAAGCGCCAGGTGAAAAAGAGGACCTCTATGGTGTGCCTTTCGTAGGCCGCGCGGGCAAATTATTGGACCGAATACTGGAGGAGGAAAAGCTTCCCCGCGACAGTATCATGATAACGAATGTGGTGAAATGTCGGCCTCCGGGTAATCGGCGACCAAAGCAAGAGGAGATTGAGGCTTGCCTTGCCTATTTGGAGGATGAGCTTAGGGGAAGGGAACTTATCGTGACCCTGGGCAAGACGGCATCTGAGTGCATCCTGGGTCGAGACTTAAAGATGAAGGAAGTGGCGAATCAGATCTTCACCGTATCGCTGCGAGGGGAGAGGATAGATGTGATGCCAACTTATCATCCTTCAGCAGCGCTCAGGAACTTAGAGGCGAAAGAAGGTCTTCGGAACGCTATTAAAACCGTCAAGCAGAGGTTTCCCCACTTCTGAACCTCTGGGGAACTATGCTATGAATCTCTTCCTCCACAGGAATTTGAAATTCTTCCATCCGTCCTTCCAAGAGGAGAGTTTTACCTCTCCCACTCTTTTTCTATACACGATAGGCACCTCTCGCGCCCTAAGATTGCGAAAAGCCTCTATCTTAATCTCTTCTGAGAAAGGCATCCCATCGTTGGTAAGATTCAACTTCTTTAGGCACTCCTTGCGGAATACCCACATACCGCTTTGCGAGTCTTTGAACCTGACGTGGAAAAGGAGGCGAGCAGTGAATGTTAGCAATTTATTGCCAAAGCGATGCATTCCAGACATCGCCCCTTCTTCCATATTTGCGAAGCGATCCGTAGTTATGAAATCCAAGCCCTCTGAGAATAGCATCGCTACTAATCTGGGTATCTCTTCTGCAGGGTAGGTGCAGTCAGCGTCCAAGGTAGCAATAACCTCCCCTTGTGCCGCCTGGAAACCTGTTTTGTAGGCTCTTCCGTACCCCCTTCGCTGCTCCTCGATAACCTTCGCACCCTTGGACGCGGCGATCTCTTTAGTCCTGTCCTGTGAGATATCCACGATCAGCACCTCATAAGCATAGCTCGAAGTGCTCATCGCAGCGTTTATGGCGTCCATCACCGCTCCGATGGACTCCTCTTCGTTCATGGTCGGAATCACTATGCTTACCTTCAATGGAGCACGTCCTCCATGCTTAACCAGAGACGCGGTTAAAATGTTTGCTTCTCCTGCACTCCCATGAGGCGCTTGGAATAGGGAGGCCTGGCGTCGAAAAGCTTGTAGCCCACGTATCCCATGAGCGCCACGGCCAGCCTGGTGAGTGACCAAAAAGTCATTCTCTGCTTGAACATGCGCATTGGATCATATTTATCCCATAGCCTCCCATGCTTCAAGGTGAGCTGCTTCCTACCCACTCCATTCCAGAAAGCCTGTTTATAGAAACGATAGATGGTGGCTTTGGTACGATGGTAAACGATGGCGTTAGGATTATACACTATCTTGTAACCCGCATCCGCAGCTCTATAGTTCAAATCTATGTCCTCAGCGGTGACAAACCAAGTGTCGAATCCCTTCACCTTCTCTATCACATCCCGTCGGAAGGCCTCGTTGGCGCTAGGATATGAGCAATCCACGCCTTTGTAATAGAGCTCGACCCTGTCCAACTCCTCCCATGCTTTCAGGCCGATGTTTATGCACTTGCCAGCTACAATAGGCGCTCCCTCTTGAATCGTCTTGCGCAGCTCCTTTACCCAAAAGGGATTGGCTATGCAGTCACCACCCGTGAAGGCGATGATGTCCCCTGTGGCCTTGGAAATCCCGAAATTGGTGCTATGGCCACGCGAACCAGGCTCCACATATACTTTTATGAAAGGGTATCTCTGAGCATAACTTTGAGCGATCTCCAGCGTCCGATCCTTAGATTTTGCGTCCACTACTATGATCTCTAACGGCTGCTCCTGGACCACTAAGGAATCGAGCAAATCGGATATATTCTTCTCCTCATTCATCACATTCAGGACTACGCTGACCAACATCCTGACGCCTAATTCCCTAATTGAATTAATAAGTGTCGAGTGATGAGTGCTTATATGCTTAAAAACTCAATCTCCTCAGGCGAGAAACTATCCTCTTGGAGGCTCCAGGCGTTCCAAAGGGGTTTCCTTTAAACTTCTTCACCTTAAAGTCCTTGCTCAAGGCCTTAATTATTTTCTCAGGATCAGAGCCAACAAGGATGTTCATACCCCCCCTCAGCGTCTCGGGCCATTCCGTGGTGTCACGCATGGTAACGCATCTCACTCCGAGAAGGTAGCTCTCCTTTTGAATTCCCCCTGAGTCGGTGAGAATTACTCTTGCGTTCGACATTAGTCGTATCATATCCACATATCCCAAAGGATCGATAAGGCTCAGATTACCTGGGAGATTGTGGATAAGTCCCTCGGTTTGCAAAGCCTTGCGCGTTCTAGGATGTACAGGAAAGATCACCCTCTCTTCAATTCGAGACAGGGCTGAAATTATCCTCCTGAGATTTTGTGGGTTATCCGTGTTCTGGGATCGATGCATGGTCATGGCGATGTATTTCCCCTTCTCTAAATTCAATGATTCTATCATGGGTGAGGGAGCTGCGGCAGCCTTTTTCGCCATGGCCAATGAGTCTACCATCACATCTCCAACCCTATAGACTCCTTTACGTATTCCCTCCTTTGAGAGATTCTCCACCGCCCTTTCCGTGGGGGCGAAGAGCACAGATGATACGTGGTCTGTGAGCACTCTATTGATTTCTTCAGGCATCTTGCGGTCGTAGGAGCGCAACCCTGCTTCGACATGACAAACTGGAATGTTTAATTTGGCTGCTGCTAACGCTCCTGCCAAGGTCGAATTTGTATCGCCGTAGACTATGACCAGCTTGGGTTTGACCTCGATTAAAGTCTTCTCGATGGCCTCCAGGGCTCTTCCAGTCTGCTCCCCATGGCTGCCGGAACCCACATTGAGGTTGTAATCTGGCTCCGGTATCTGCAATTCATCGAAGAACACCTTGGACATCTCATAATCATAATGCTGACCGGTATGAATTAGAATCTCATGGTCTTTCTTTCTGATCTCTTTGGAGAGAGGGGCGCATTTTACAAATTGAGGTCTGGCGCCAACCACGGTAGCGATTCTCACGCGCCGCTCATCAGATTCCTTCTATTTCTGGGTTATCCTTCAAAGGATTCATCCAGAAAATATTTCGCGCACTTTCTAAGGACAAACCTTTAATCATGGCGGGACTATGGACGAGACGCATGAATGAAGCTCCACAGAACTCAAAATTCAAATTACTGGCAAAATTCTATTCCATCAATGACTGCGAGATAGGAGAAGGCACCATTGTCAGGGATTTTGTGAATTTATATGGATGTAAGATAGGTCGTGATTGCAAGATTGCGGCTTTTACCGAGATACAAAGAGGGGTTATTATTGGCGATAGGTGCAAGATAGAGGCCTTCGCCTTCATACCTTCTGGCGTTACTATAGAGGACGAGGTCTTCATCGGTCCGCATGCGACCTTCACCAATGACCTGCATCCGCGCGCCGTGGGAGATTGGAGCATCACGCCCACACTGGTCAAAAAAGGAGCCTCGATCGGGGCTAATGCCACTATAGTGTGCGGCATCACCATAGGGGAAGGTGCCATGGTTGGAGCAGGTTCAGTTGTGACCAAAAACGTCCCGCCCAGAACCTTGGTGGTGGGTAATCCTGCTAGGGTCATCAAGAATCTAAGGTGAGAAGTGCGATGAAAATACCGCTGTCGAGACCAGAAATGACGCCAGAGATGATCGAAGCCGCCGCTTCAGCATTGAGGAACGAGCGCTTAGTCATGGGAGAGAGCGTTAAGAAATTCGAGGAAGAGTTCGCCCGTTACATCGGCACGGACTATGCCATTTCCTGTTCTTCAGGGACGAACGCGCTGCAGATGGCGCTCATAGCGGCGAAGGTCTGCGGCAAAGAGGTGCTTACTACCCCGTTCACTTTCATAGCTAGCGCCAACGCAGTGATTCAAGCAGGCGCTATTCCGCGATTCTCAGATGTAAATGAGTTAGATTATAATTTGGACGTCATAAAATTGGTCAAGACGATTGGAAAAGATACAGCTGGAATCCTGCCAGTGCATCTCTATGGGCATCCAACGGACATGGATCCTGTGGTGGATATATGCAAAAAAAGAAAACTCCTGCTGGTGGAGGACGCTTGCCAGGCTCATGGAGCTGTTTATAAAGGAAAAAAAGTAGGATCGATCGGCGATATGGGCTGCTTCTCCTTCTATCCCACTAAGAATATGACGGTAGGAGGAGATGGAGGAATGATAACCACCAATGATGAGAAGTTAGCCAAGGAGTTGGCCAAGCTTAGGGACTGTGGGAGGGTCTCGCGCTACGTCCATGACGTCGTCGGCTACACTTCCAGGCTCAATTCATGCAATGCAGCCATCGGACTGATACAGCTAAGGAACTTGGACTCATATAACGAGAAAAGGCGAGAGTTGGCTAATCTTTATGCCAAGGAGCTGAAGGGACTCGAGAGTATACGTCTTCCTCCTTTAGGCGGGAGTGAAATCAGGCCAGTGTTCCATCTTTTTGTGATTAGATGCCAAAGGCGCGATGATTTAGCAAAATACTTGGAGATGAGAGGGATCGAGGTAGGCGTCCATTATCCACTGCCTGTCCATCTGCAGCCGATATATCAGCAGATGTATGGGTATCGAGGGGGGGAGTTCCCCGTGAGCGAAAGGCTGGCTAAAGAATTGATGTCTCTTCCCATGTTCCCCTCACTCACATCATCAGAAGTGAAGGAGATTTGCGACGTGATAAAAGAATTTTATTGGGGGTTATAGATGCCGAAGTTCCAGGTAGGGGTTCTGGGAGTAGGGTATTGGGGGCGCAAGATTGTGGAGGAATGGAGCGCCATTCCTAACGTTCAGGTGAAAGCGGTGTCTGACCTTTCTGATAGGAATTTAGAGATGGCTAGGGAAAGATTCGGCGTGGAAGGTTTGTATCATGACTATCGTGAGGTGCTCAGCATACCCGATATCAAAGCTGTGAATGTGTGCCTACCCAACGCTCTGCACTTCCAAGCCTGCAAAGATGCTTTGATGGCGGGGAAGCATGTACTGGTAGAGAAGCCAATGACACTTACGACCGAGGAAGGTAAGCAACTAGTCGAATTGGCGGAGGAGATGAATCTTACCCTCTCTGTTGGCCATATATATCGTTTCAATAATGCTTTAGCTGAAATTCGAAGATTAATAAAGGAAAGGTTTTTCGGCAAGATCTTCATGATCGAGATGGAGTGGACAAATCTCGAGCAGCCTTTTGCCGATAGGGATGTGATTGTGGACCTCGCTCCTCATTACTTCGATATAATAAATTATCTGCTTGACGAATGGCCGATAAAGATTACTTGTGTGGCAAAGCCTTTCAGGCGCAAGGAAATGGAAGAAGCGGCCTATATAATATCGGAGATGAAATCAGGAGTGCTTTCCCACGCCACCTTGAGCTGGCTATCTCCCAAGAAAGTTAGGCAGATTAATGTAATTGGAGAAAGTCGTTCAGCTTACATCGATGCAGTGGCCCAAGAGATATTAGTCTATGAATCTGGCTACACTTACAAATTAGGAGTGGAGCGTAATAATACAATACGAACCGAACTAATGCATTTTTTGCAAAGCATCGGAGATCCAATGACAGAAACTCGCAACTCTGGCTTAATCGGATTGAAGACGGTAGAGCTAATTGAAATTAGTAAAAAATCGTTAGTAAAGAATTGCACAATCAACCTTCTCAATGAATAAGGAGCGAGTCAATCTTGAAAGGTAAAGTTCTGATGTTATTGTCTAATGAATTCAGACCCGATGTAAGAGTGGAGAAAGAAGCATCTGCATTATCTCATGAAGGATTACAAGTTGTTGTTTTTGCTTGGGATAGAGAATGTAAATTTCCTGAAGAAGAGAAATCAGACTTTAGAGTAAGAAGAATAAGGGTAGGCAAAGTATCCCGAAAAATTTCTTATTTTTTAAATCTTGGAAGGTTCTATTTAACTGTGATCAAACTCGCTAAGAAAGAAAAACCTGACGTTGTGCATGCTCACGACCTCGACACCTTGATTCCAGGTGTGATTATTTCTAAATTAAATGAAGCAAAGCTAGTGTATGATGCGCATGAACATTATGCATATATGGTAAGCGAAGACGTTCCTAATTTTGTCGTAAAGATTCTAGACGAATTGGAAAGGATTCTTGTTCGTAAAGTTTCTTTGATAATCGCAGCAAATGAACGTATAGCAGATTATCTTAAAAAATGGTTCCCTGGTGAAATTGTAGTTGTTATGAATTGTATCGATATACCTTTAGAAAAACATCAGATTATCAAAAAAAATGAAAAGGAAATCACTATTTTCTATGGAGGCAGTCTTGAACCTAATAGATATATTGAGGAAATGATTTCTTTTGTAGAATCTAATGAAGGTCTAAGATTTGTTTTAGCGGGTAGGGGAAGATTAGAAAAAAAAGTCGTAGAAGCTGCGAAGAGGTGTTCACGCATCGAATTCGTTGGATATAAGAATAAGACGGAAATCTATGACCTGATCTCATCCGCTGATGTTGTTATGGTAATGATGGACCCTTCAAATCTGAATAATCAAATCGGTACTCCGAATCGACTTTTTGAAGCAATGGCGCTTGGCACACCTGTTTTAACATCCAAAGGCACATTGGCTGGAGAAATCGTGGAAAGAGTTGGGTGCGGTTTATCCTTAAATTGGAATAAAGAGGAATTACTAATGGCTTTCGAAACACTCATGAATACAAATAAAAGAAAACAAATGATATCTAATGCAAAGAGAATTGTTGAAAATGAATACAATTGGTCGTTCATGAGGGGTCGTCTGGTTAATGCGTTTGAATCATTATTTTTATGAGATTGAATATTTAAAATGCGCTATGAATAATTGTATTATTAAGGAGGAAAATTTAATATGATTGTAATAGTAGATTATCAAACTGGTAATGTTGGTTCAATTCATAATATTTTAAATAAACTAGGCTATAATTCTATAATAAGTTCAGATCCGATTGTTATTAATAAAGCTAAAAAAATTATTTTACCTGGTGTTGGAGCTTTCAAAACAGGTATGGACAATCTTGAAAAAACAGGTTTGATAAATTGTCTTAATAAAAAAATAATTGGTGAAAAGATACCAGTTTTAGGAATTTGCTTGGGGATGCAACTTATGACTAATTATAGTGAGGAGGGTGAGAGCCCTGGCCTTGGATGGATAAATGCTAAGACCGTTCGATTCCGAAAAGAGGAAATGAATGGAAAACGCATTCCAAACATGGGATGGAATTCGATTAGAATTCAAAGATCACACCCTATTTTTAACAATCTCTACGGGGAATGTAATTTTTACTTTGCCCACTCATATCATGTTGTTTGCGAGAATTCTATGGATGTTCTAGCAACGACAGATTATGGGATTACTTTTACTTCAGCATTTCAGCATGATAATATAATCGGTGTGCAATTTCATCCAGAAAAAAGTCTTCGTTGGGGTATAGAGTTGCTTAATAATTTTGCAGGTTTGTGATTATATGATAAAAACCAGAGTTATCCCTTGTCTTCTTTTAAAAGGAAAAGGTTGTGTTAAAACAGAAAAGTTTTCCAATCCGCGTTATCTTGGAGATCCAATAAATATCGTAAGGATTTTCAATGAAAAAGAAGCTCATGAGATTGCGATTCTTGATATAACGGCGACATCTGAGTCCAAAGGTCCCAATTTTGATTATTTAAAAAATATTGCTAGTGAGGCATTTATGCCTATGAGTTATGGAGGCGGTATTCGAAACATCGAGGATTGTCGAAAAATCTTGAAAATTGGTTTTGAAAAGGTAATTTTAAATTATGCTGCAGTGGCTAATCCACAACTTGTAAAAGAAGCCAGTGATGAATTTGGAAGTCAAAGTGTAATTGTTTCAATCGATGCAAAAAAATCTATTTCAGGGAGATATGAAGTTATGATTATTAATGGAAAGATTGGTATAAAAAAAGATCCATCAACACATGCTAGGAATATGGAATCTCTTGGTGCAGGCGAATTAATAGTTACATCTATAGATAAAGAAGGCACAATGTCAGGATATGATATCGAACTTATTAGAAAAGTAACAGAAGTTGTAGATATTCCAGTATTGGCAAATGGAGGGGCCGGAAATCTGAAACATTTTGAATTGGCTGTAAAAGAAGGAGGGGCGTCAGGAGTAATTGCAAGCAGTTTTTTTGTTTTCCACGGAAAAAATAGAGGAATTCTAATAAATTTCCCGGAAGAAAATGAATTGAAAAAATATTTAGTTTAATTATCTTTGATTTATTATTTTCAATTTCCTATTAGCCTGTTGGAGTAACTTGTATGCCCCATTTTTACGTAATTTAATAAAAAATCTATCATAACAAGGGTAGTCTAAATGAGTCTTTGGAGGAGAAGACATAATTCGTTCAAATTCTTCTTCAGACAATTCTAATTTTTTAATAA comes from Methanomassiliicoccales archaeon and encodes:
- the wecB gene encoding UDP-N-acetylglucosamine 2-epimerase (non-hydrolyzing), with protein sequence MRIATVVGARPQFVKCAPLSKEIRKKDHEILIHTGQHYDYEMSKVFFDELQIPEPDYNLNVGSGSHGEQTGRALEAIEKTLIEVKPKLVIVYGDTNSTLAGALAAAKLNIPVCHVEAGLRSYDRKMPEEINRVLTDHVSSVLFAPTERAVENLSKEGIRKGVYRVGDVMVDSLAMAKKAAAAPSPMIESLNLEKGKYIAMTMHRSQNTDNPQNLRRIISALSRIEERVIFPVHPRTRKALQTEGLIHNLPGNLSLIDPLGYVDMIRLMSNARVILTDSGGIQKESYLLGVRCVTMRDTTEWPETLRGGMNILVGSDPEKIIKALSKDFKVKKFKGNPFGTPGASKRIVSRLRRLSF
- the hisH gene encoding imidazole glycerol phosphate synthase subunit HisH, with amino-acid sequence MIVIVDYQTGNVGSIHNILNKLGYNSIISSDPIVINKAKKIILPGVGAFKTGMDNLEKTGLINCLNKKIIGEKIPVLGICLGMQLMTNYSEEGESPGLGWINAKTVRFRKEEMNGKRIPNMGWNSIRIQRSHPIFNNLYGECNFYFAHSYHVVCENSMDVLATTDYGITFTSAFQHDNIIGVQFHPEKSLRWGIELLNNFAGL
- a CDS encoding acyltransferase encodes the protein MNEAPQNSKFKLLAKFYSINDCEIGEGTIVRDFVNLYGCKIGRDCKIAAFTEIQRGVIIGDRCKIEAFAFIPSGVTIEDEVFIGPHATFTNDLHPRAVGDWSITPTLVKKGASIGANATIVCGITIGEGAMVGAGSVVTKNVPPRTLVVGNPARVIKNLR
- a CDS encoding DegT/DnrJ/EryC1/StrS family aminotransferase, coding for MKIPLSRPEMTPEMIEAAASALRNERLVMGESVKKFEEEFARYIGTDYAISCSSGTNALQMALIAAKVCGKEVLTTPFTFIASANAVIQAGAIPRFSDVNELDYNLDVIKLVKTIGKDTAGILPVHLYGHPTDMDPVVDICKKRKLLLVEDACQAHGAVYKGKKVGSIGDMGCFSFYPTKNMTVGGDGGMITTNDEKLAKELAKLRDCGRVSRYVHDVVGYTSRLNSCNAAIGLIQLRNLDSYNEKRRELANLYAKELKGLESIRLPPLGGSEIRPVFHLFVIRCQRRDDLAKYLEMRGIEVGVHYPLPVHLQPIYQQMYGYRGGEFPVSERLAKELMSLPMFPSLTSSEVKEICDVIKEFYWGL
- a CDS encoding glycosyltransferase; amino-acid sequence: MLVSVVLNVMNEEKNISDLLDSLVVQEQPLEIIVVDAKSKDRTLEIAQSYAQRYPFIKVYVEPGSRGHSTNFGISKATGDIIAFTGGDCIANPFWVKELRKTIQEGAPIVAGKCINIGLKAWEELDRVELYYKGVDCSYPSANEAFRRDVIEKVKGFDTWFVTAEDIDLNYRAADAGYKIVYNPNAIVYHRTKATIYRFYKQAFWNGVGRKQLTLKHGRLWDKYDPMRMFKQRMTFWSLTRLAVALMGYVGYKLFDARPPYSKRLMGVQEKQTF
- a CDS encoding glycosyltransferase — translated: MKGKVLMLLSNEFRPDVRVEKEASALSHEGLQVVVFAWDRECKFPEEEKSDFRVRRIRVGKVSRKISYFLNLGRFYLTVIKLAKKEKPDVVHAHDLDTLIPGVIISKLNEAKLVYDAHEHYAYMVSEDVPNFVVKILDELERILVRKVSLIIAANERIADYLKKWFPGEIVVVMNCIDIPLEKHQIIKKNEKEITIFYGGSLEPNRYIEEMISFVESNEGLRFVLAGRGRLEKKVVEAAKRCSRIEFVGYKNKTEIYDLISSADVVMVMMDPSNLNNQIGTPNRLFEAMALGTPVLTSKGTLAGEIVERVGCGLSLNWNKEELLMAFETLMNTNKRKQMISNAKRIVENEYNWSFMRGRLVNAFESLFL
- a CDS encoding CDP-2,3-bis-(O-geranylgeranyl)-sn-glycerol synthase — its product is MDTLTSIALGIWVFLPAMVPNSAAVFFGGGLPMDMGRTWRGKRILGDGKTWRGFLGGTLTGILVGLIQLLVGDLLGSEDYLGFGLMPEALLIILALAIGSLLGDLGGAFVKRRLGLERGAKVTGLDQYDFVVGALLLALLVQPQWISERYLQGLGIVALAVLLLVVPVIHRLVNIIGFKKGLKKEPW
- a CDS encoding Gfo/Idh/MocA family oxidoreductase; this translates as MPKFQVGVLGVGYWGRKIVEEWSAIPNVQVKAVSDLSDRNLEMARERFGVEGLYHDYREVLSIPDIKAVNVCLPNALHFQACKDALMAGKHVLVEKPMTLTTEEGKQLVELAEEMNLTLSVGHIYRFNNALAEIRRLIKERFFGKIFMIEMEWTNLEQPFADRDVIVDLAPHYFDIINYLLDEWPIKITCVAKPFRRKEMEEAAYIISEMKSGVLSHATLSWLSPKKVRQINVIGESRSAYIDAVAQEILVYESGYTYKLGVERNNTIRTELMHFLQSIGDPMTETRNSGLIGLKTVELIEISKKSLVKNCTINLLNE
- a CDS encoding uracil-DNA glycosylase, which gives rise to MLIDLDCDLCQLKQGRTKVVAPAGDLFSPVVFVGEAPGEKEDLYGVPFVGRAGKLLDRILEEEKLPRDSIMITNVVKCRPPGNRRPKQEEIEACLAYLEDELRGRELIVTLGKTASECILGRDLKMKEVANQIFTVSLRGERIDVMPTYHPSAALRNLEAKEGLRNAIKTVKQRFPHF
- a CDS encoding AglZ/HisF2 family acetamidino modification protein, with translation MIKTRVIPCLLLKGKGCVKTEKFSNPRYLGDPINIVRIFNEKEAHEIAILDITATSESKGPNFDYLKNIASEAFMPMSYGGGIRNIEDCRKILKIGFEKVILNYAAVANPQLVKEASDEFGSQSVIVSIDAKKSISGRYEVMIINGKIGIKKDPSTHARNMESLGAGELIVTSIDKEGTMSGYDIELIRKVTEVVDIPVLANGGAGNLKHFELAVKEGGASGVIASSFFVFHGKNRGILINFPEENELKKYLV
- a CDS encoding ATP-dependent DNA helicase, which encodes MKLFPYPPRKHQNEIVACILSSLRDRGHIVMESGTGTGKTVCALSASLEVALAAGRKVVYLTRTNSQQRQVILELRRINSQAKIFGLGVQGRQSTCPLFSRDPELKQGNAEELSRLCGERKRRSLTGKEGGCRFYEAMLSYPFESILEYCQRELPTVEEFSQYCESLALCPYELNKELLSYATVVTAPYAYFFTPFVRESFIDRLNVPLSDIIIVVDEAHNLPEYARESRSLQLSKASLIMVQRELDEYGDPEVAEGVSIRDVAERLQVMLEEAVKEYVLDEDGLIPPDLLTVGLMQAFALTSRQLGIACKAIMTHGEIIRESKKEQGRLPRSYIYSLGAFLSLWLKLDEDYYVKLVVGGDNPRFEAYCLDPSLACSFFHDCAGSLHMSGTLAPLHEYRDSIGLPEGTILRAFPSPFDPANRLILYAEDVTTKYEDMVKDEEILVRMEDYVIRCCNALDRNTVVFFPSYGLMDRFLSDGVLAKIRKKVFVEERGMPQAELMESVASFKMQSAEGQVLFAVMGGRVSEGIDFPDRELEVALLVGIPYPKPTARQRALLHYYEIKFGKGWEYTVKVPAARKIKQCIGRLIRNETDVGAAVIFDKRAKHFADQLEMRVANTLPNDLLSFFSFKGL
- the pyrE gene encoding orotate phosphoribosyltransferase, which produces MSKMRLKEILKECGALVYGDFTLASGKRSNYYIDIKRASTDPMVLAEITEEMAGMVLAKELAFDRIAGVVLGSVPLAVALSLRTGIPYVMVRKERKDHGTSKMIEGDLRQNDRVLVVEDVVTSAASSTQAIEVLRAAGAKVEAVLTVIDRQEGGMERLRDYGVELFPLLTAKDLLEA
- a CDS encoding glycosyltransferase family 2 protein — its product is MKVSIVIPTMNEEESIGAVMDAINAAMSTSSYAYEVLIVDISQDRTKEIAASKGAKVIEEQRRGYGRAYKTGFQAAQGEVIATLDADCTYPAEEIPRLVAMLFSEGLDFITTDRFANMEEGAMSGMHRFGNKLLTFTARLLFHVRFKDSQSGMWVFRKECLKKLNLTNDGMPFSEEIKIEAFRNLRAREVPIVYRKRVGEVKLSSWKDGWKNFKFLWRKRFIA